In Haloplasma contractile SSD-17B, a single window of DNA contains:
- a CDS encoding DegV family protein: protein MNKVQIFSDSTCDLSKEVIAQYNIKIIPLYVSFGEDTYQDGIDINTKQLYKQVERSGCLPKTAAPSPGVISEYFKPYIEQEMDLVYIGISSKLSSTIQNALIAAKEFEEGRVHVVDSLNLSTGIGLLVLKAAKFASNGVSAINIANNIRNLVPNVKTAFVIDTLDYLHKGGRCSGVQHFVTSMLKIKPIIHVIDGQMSVGAKPRGKKKALSLLLNMIKNDENYLDPDFVMVTHSEAPEAAIILKDALSMNKGIDTVLETEAGCVISSHCGKGTIGILYITK, encoded by the coding sequence ATGAATAAGGTTCAAATATTTTCAGATAGTACATGTGATTTAAGTAAAGAAGTAATCGCTCAATATAACATTAAAATCATACCTCTTTATGTGAGTTTTGGTGAGGATACATATCAGGATGGGATAGATATTAATACAAAGCAACTTTATAAGCAAGTTGAACGGTCAGGTTGTTTACCTAAAACGGCAGCCCCATCACCGGGTGTTATTTCAGAATATTTTAAACCCTACATTGAACAAGAAATGGATCTTGTATACATAGGAATTTCTTCAAAATTATCATCAACGATTCAAAATGCACTTATTGCTGCAAAAGAATTTGAGGAAGGACGAGTACACGTAGTTGATTCCTTAAATTTATCAACAGGTATTGGGTTATTAGTCCTGAAAGCAGCTAAGTTTGCATCAAACGGTGTATCTGCCATTAATATTGCTAATAACATTCGCAATTTAGTTCCTAACGTTAAAACTGCCTTTGTAATCGATACACTTGATTATCTTCATAAGGGTGGGAGATGTTCTGGGGTTCAACACTTTGTGACAAGTATGCTTAAAATCAAACCTATTATTCATGTTATAGACGGTCAGATGTCAGTAGGTGCTAAGCCCCGCGGTAAAAAGAAAGCTCTAAGTTTATTACTAAATATGATAAAGAATGACGAGAATTATCTAGATCCTGACTTTGTAATGGTTACGCATTCTGAAGCACCGGAAGCCGCCATTATTCTAAAGGATGCTCTTAGTATGAATAAAGGAATTGATACGGTCCTTGAAACAGAAGCCGGCTGTGTGATCTCAAGCCACTGTGGAAAAGGAACAATTGGGATTCTGTATATAACAAAATAA
- a CDS encoding acetate/propionate family kinase gives MAKILAVNAGSSSLKFQLLNMPEEDVIASGLVERIGFEDAVFNIEFRDQERSETVHIPDHAVAVQMLLEVLVDLQIVKSLEDIVGVGHRVVHGGEKFSDSVKITDEVLKTIEELKDLAPLHNPANATGIRAFEKVLPKVEQVAVFDTAFHQTMPKESYMYASPYDWYEKYGVRRYGFHGTSHKYVAERTAQLINKSLEDTKIITVHIGNGGSLAAVDGGKSVNTSMGFTPLAGLVMGTRTGDIDPSILPFVMEKENMNIDEAISALNKESGLEGVSGISSDMRDIDKGKSEDNERAELAFDLFVKRVVDYIAAYYVELGGADAIVFTAGIGENDIEVRKAVMSRLAVLGIKINEEANNTRGQEIKISTDDSKIQVWVVPTNEEVMIARDTLRLIK, from the coding sequence ATGGCAAAAATTTTAGCTGTAAATGCAGGAAGCTCATCTTTAAAATTTCAACTATTAAATATGCCAGAAGAGGATGTAATTGCTTCTGGATTAGTAGAACGTATTGGATTTGAAGATGCAGTATTTAATATAGAATTTAGGGATCAAGAACGAAGTGAAACGGTTCATATTCCGGATCACGCGGTAGCAGTTCAAATGTTACTTGAAGTTCTTGTTGATTTACAAATCGTTAAGAGTTTAGAAGATATCGTCGGTGTCGGACATCGAGTTGTACATGGTGGAGAAAAATTCTCAGACTCTGTAAAAATTACAGATGAAGTATTAAAAACGATTGAAGAATTAAAAGACTTAGCACCACTTCATAATCCTGCAAATGCAACAGGAATTCGTGCATTCGAAAAAGTATTACCAAAAGTAGAACAGGTAGCGGTTTTTGATACAGCATTTCACCAAACGATGCCTAAAGAATCGTATATGTATGCATCTCCTTATGACTGGTACGAAAAATACGGTGTGCGTCGTTATGGATTCCATGGAACATCACATAAATATGTTGCAGAACGAACTGCACAGTTAATTAACAAGTCACTTGAGGATACTAAGATTATTACTGTTCATATTGGAAACGGTGGTTCTTTAGCTGCTGTTGACGGTGGAAAATCGGTTAATACATCAATGGGGTTCACACCACTTGCTGGACTGGTAATGGGTACACGTACTGGTGATATTGACCCTTCAATCTTACCGTTCGTAATGGAAAAAGAAAACATGAACATTGATGAGGCAATTTCTGCGTTGAATAAGGAATCAGGTCTAGAAGGTGTATCAGGTATTTCTTCAGATATGCGTGATATTGATAAAGGTAAGAGTGAGGATAATGAACGTGCTGAGTTAGCGTTTGACTTATTTGTGAAGCGAGTTGTTGATTATATAGCTGCATATTATGTTGAATTAGGTGGAGCAGATGCGATTGTATTTACTGCAGGTATTGGTGAAAATGATATAGAAGTACGTAAAGCAGTAATGAGTCGCTTAGCTGTGTTAGGAATTAAAATTAATGAGGAAGCAAATAACACACGTGGACAAGAAATTAAAATCTCAACAGATGACTCTAAGATTCAAGTATGGGTTGTGCCTACAAATGAAGAGGTTATGATTGCTCGCGATACGTTACGTTTAATTAAATAA
- a CDS encoding class I SAM-dependent methyltransferase — translation MIKVDNTKVEQFFNVLDESAMVIYEKTKKPYLECLVDTSENILSAEIDDDKLDADDISNLEEIYSRVKSQAFNKEEIRKAYQLAMLKGFKHANTRLSEVTPDSIGILCSYFINKFFGKDDCVDVLDPNVGTGNLLFSTLNGMDMKARKITGVDFTMKKMELALMLAQLTDYDVQFYNQSGLKNMLVDPVDVLISDLPNVYMTKEAVDQSLLFDKGLNYAPYLFVENSLKYVKPDGYFIFLIPNDFFSREGADTIREMILSQTHMKALIGLPETMFSSKELGKSILILQKRDQNHKVNISKEILVMQFPSFNEVDRVKKAIANIDEWFLNEKQ, via the coding sequence ATGATAAAAGTAGATAATACAAAAGTAGAACAATTTTTTAATGTGCTTGATGAATCAGCTATGGTAATATATGAAAAGACAAAAAAACCATATTTAGAATGTTTAGTCGATACAAGTGAAAATATTCTGAGTGCAGAAATCGATGATGACAAACTAGATGCTGACGATATTTCAAATCTAGAGGAGATTTATTCGAGAGTTAAATCTCAGGCGTTTAATAAAGAAGAGATTAGAAAAGCGTATCAATTAGCCATGCTAAAAGGATTTAAGCATGCTAATACTCGATTAAGTGAAGTAACACCAGATTCAATTGGAATCTTATGTAGTTATTTCATAAATAAGTTCTTTGGTAAAGATGATTGTGTAGATGTCCTTGATCCGAACGTAGGAACAGGAAATTTATTATTTTCTACATTAAACGGAATGGATATGAAGGCGCGAAAGATTACTGGGGTCGACTTTACAATGAAAAAGATGGAGTTAGCACTTATGCTAGCCCAGTTAACCGATTACGATGTTCAATTTTATAATCAAAGTGGTTTAAAAAATATGTTAGTTGATCCTGTCGATGTTTTAATTTCTGACCTGCCAAATGTATACATGACTAAGGAAGCAGTCGATCAGTCACTATTATTCGATAAAGGATTAAATTATGCACCCTATTTATTTGTGGAAAATAGCTTGAAGTATGTTAAACCAGACGGATATTTTATATTTTTAATTCCGAATGATTTTTTTTCACGGGAAGGTGCAGATACTATAAGGGAAATGATATTAAGTCAAACCCATATGAAGGCATTAATTGGTCTTCCTGAAACAATGTTTAGTTCGAAGGAACTTGGAAAAAGTATACTCATTCTACAGAAGAGAGATCAGAATCATAAAGTGAATATTTCTAAGGAAATATTAGTTATGCAGTTCCCTAGTTTTAATGAAGTCGATCGTGTAAAGAAGGCGATTGCCAATATTGATGAATGGTTTTTAAATGAAAAACAATAA